The following is a genomic window from Acidobacteriota bacterium.
GTAAATGAATCACCAGCAGCGAGCGAGGAAGAGCAGCGAGGAAGAGATGATGAAGCTTACCCATCCATGGATCCGCCGGGCGCGGGGCAACCAGCAGCGCGGCATGTCGATGATCGAGTTGCTGATCGCCATGACGGTGCTGGCCATCGGCGTCTCGGGCATCCTCTCACTGGTGTTGCTGGCCATCGCGGCCAACCAGCGCAGCAAGGGCGACACCACCTCGACCATGCTGGCGCAGCTGGTGATCGAGCAGGCGCAGATGGTGCCGGCGAACGGCGTGGTGGCAGGTGGCGCCGGTGGGACCATCAATGTTCCCACCGTCACGGTAAGAGACTGTGCCAACACCGCGCAGGTCATCCGCTTGACCGCCGGGGGCGCGAACGTGACGGCCGGAGGACTGATCGATTGGTCGCAGTTGCCAGCGGCGGTGCCAGCGGGATTCCAGATGAACTACGCGGCGTGCATGCCCAACGCGGGCGCAAACCAGTGGATGCTCTATGACGTGCGCTGGAACATCACGCAACCGTATGGCGCGATGAGCAAACAGATCGTGGTGTCGGCCCGCCCTGCGGCGGCGCAGTTCGGCGGCGCGGCCAACTTCAAGAATTTTGCCACGCCGGTCACGCTGCGCACCGTCGTGAGCCAGTAGGAGAGGAAAGCGATGCCCAGGCAAAGAGGTTTTTCGCTGGTCGAACTGATGATCGTGCTCGTGATCCTCACCATCGTGATGGGCGTGATCTTCCAGCAGATCGTGAGCTTGCAGCGCCGCTCGCGCGCGGAAGAGACCAAGCAAGACATCTTCTCCGAAGGGCGCGAGTTCGTGGAACAGTTCTCGCGTGACATCCACCAGGCCGGCTATCCCTCGTACAAGGCATACTCCGCCGTGCTGATCCCGAGCGACGCGCGCCTGGCGGTGGGCATCGTGCGCGCCACTCCTACCGACCTGGTGATCGAAGGCGATGTGGATGGCGACGGCCTGGTCGACAGCATCGAGTACACGGTGTGTAACAGCGCCGGCGTCTGCGCCTCGCCCGGCACTCCCAACCCGGGGGGAACCTGCCCCTGCAGCTTGCAGCGCAGCCAGGTGGTGAAGCTGGGGGGAACCAATCCGTGGGCGCAACCCACCAGCCCAAGCACGCAGGTGAATGGACTGATCAACAGCGCGGGCCTGGGCGGCGGCGGCGCCAGCCTGCTCATCACCGGACAGAGCGCGCTGCCCACTGGCGTGCAGGGCGCCTTCGTCGCGCAGAACGATGACGTGTTGTTCCAAGGCATGAAGAACCAGCCGGTATTCACCTACTACGACGTGACCGGCACCCAGCTGGCAGTCAATACCGATATCTCCGGGGCCGCCGGCCAGAACGTGATCCGCAGCATCCGCACCGTGCGCATCGCGGTGAACCTGCTGGGCAGCACCGCGGACGGCCAGACCGGGATGAAGCCTTCCGCCGCGCTCGGCGCGATCGCGAAGCTGGCGAACTGTTCGATGTATTCCGGCGGGGTCGCCGGCATACCAGCCGTCACCGGCTGCTGAGTAATACGGGTTAGGATCGAGAAGGAGAGGGTTATGAGAAGGCTGATCGCGACGCGGGCGGCGAAGAGCGCAGGACGCCTGAGCGGACGGCACCAGGGTGAGCGCGGCATCGCGCTGATCATCGCGCTGTTCGCGTTGTTGCTGCTCTCTGCCATCGCCATGGGGATGATGTACATGGCCAACACCGAGATGACGGTCAACAACAACTATCGTGACGCCCAGTCGGCGTTCTACGCCTCGCAAGCCGGATTGCAGGAAGCGCGTCTGCGCATCTTGAATGACGCTTCCGGCGGCATCCCGATGGGCCTGGGAATGGCCTTGGTGACTCCAACCGCCATGCCGACTAACGGCACCGCCACATCCGCTTACTACATCCTCAACCCGCTCGGCGCTGAGGTGATACGGCCGTGGGACCAGAGCGCCAACAACGTCTATCGCGATGACGAGCTCTGCAAGGAGCAGTACGCCATCACTGGGGGGGCCGGTAACGTCGGCACCCCGGGATTGAAGTGTGCGGTGGCGCCGGGCGCCACTTATCCCAACGGAACCGACTGGTTCACCCCGGTCGCGGCCAGCAACCTGGGCGGCGCGGGCAACAATTACTTCAAGTGGGTACGCATCACGAAAAAGCAGAACAGCTCATCCGCGCCCTACCAGGTGGATCCAGCGGGCGCAGCTACGCAAGGCGTCTGCTTCAATGGCAGGACGGAGGTGCTGCTGCCGGCGGGCAATGCGAGCTGCGAGACCGTGGCGCTGCTGCCCGGTCAGATCCAGGGCATGACCACCGTTTACAGCGTGAGCTCGCTGGCCCTGGGCCCGACGGGGGCGCGCCGCATGACGCAAATGGAGATGGCCATCATGCCGCCCATCTACGCCAACGCCGCAGTGGATTCGCTAGATCACGTCACCCTGAACGGCCAATTGACCGTGAACGGCTACGACAACTGTTCCTGCATCGACTTGCAGATCATGACCTGCAACAACTCGGGCAAGTCTCCAGGAACCGGCACCAAGCTTTGCACCAGCCCACCGATCATGGGTGACCGCCCTGGCCATGTCTGCGACGCGAGCAAGTACGCCATCTTCTCTTCGAACACGGTGGACAACCCGGGTCAGTCGGAGACTATTCTTGCCGGTCAGACTCCACCGGTCGCGCAGAACCAGTCGTGGCCGTATGACATCCCGACGATGATCCAGCAGTATCAGTCGAATGCGGTTCCGGTCACCAGCGCGCCTTACAACTGGACGTGTACGCCGGGAACCGCGGGGCCGCCGCCGGTGAATGGCAATTGCGGCACGCATTCGAGCCAGAAATTCGGCACCGCGCCTGCGTTCCCACCCACGCCGCCCGACAATCCAATCGGAGCGGTACCGCAGGTCACGTACATCCCGGGTGATGCGCAGTTGACTTCGAGCGCGTCCGGCGCGGGCGTTTTGATCATCGACGGCGACCTCGACATCCACGGCGGTTTGCAGTTCTACGGGTTGATCCTGGTGCGCGGTGTAGTGAAGTTCACCGGCGGCGGCTCGGATGCGACCAACATCTTCGGCGCCATCCTGGCCGGCCAGGAATCGCTGGTGGATAACGTCCTCGGCGGCAGCGCGATCATCAACTTTGACGCGTGCTCGCTCTCCAAGACCAAGATCAACAACCCGCCCAATGTCTTGGTGGCGCGGGAAGTGATGTACTAAGCTGTAGGAATCCAGGGAGACTTATGAAACGCTTTTCGCTCGTCATCATCGTGGCCGTTGCGGCGCTCTTCGCCCTGCCGGCCGTGGCGCAACAGCAGCAGGATGAATCGTCGCTCGGCGCGCTCTCCAAGCAAGCCAAGGAGAAGAAGGCCGCCCGGGTGCTGACCGAAGACGACATCAGCAGCACCGCAACCGCTCCGGCCCAGACCACCGACGCGGCCGCGGAAGAAGACAAAGATAAAGACAAGAAACCCGTTGCCGACGCCGAGGACGATCGCTCCGATGTGGACAAGGCGAAGGACGACGTGAAGAAGTGGACGCACGAGGAAGAGTCGCTCAAAAGCAAACTCGCTACCCTGCAGGAGAA
Proteins encoded in this region:
- a CDS encoding prepilin-type N-terminal cleavage/methylation domain-containing protein, with translation MMKLTHPWIRRARGNQQRGMSMIELLIAMTVLAIGVSGILSLVLLAIAANQRSKGDTTSTMLAQLVIEQAQMVPANGVVAGGAGGTINVPTVTVRDCANTAQVIRLTAGGANVTAGGLIDWSQLPAAVPAGFQMNYAACMPNAGANQWMLYDVRWNITQPYGAMSKQIVVSARPAAAQFGGAANFKNFATPVTLRTVVSQ
- a CDS encoding prepilin-type N-terminal cleavage/methylation domain-containing protein, whose product is MPRQRGFSLVELMIVLVILTIVMGVIFQQIVSLQRRSRAEETKQDIFSEGREFVEQFSRDIHQAGYPSYKAYSAVLIPSDARLAVGIVRATPTDLVIEGDVDGDGLVDSIEYTVCNSAGVCASPGTPNPGGTCPCSLQRSQVVKLGGTNPWAQPTSPSTQVNGLINSAGLGGGGASLLITGQSALPTGVQGAFVAQNDDVLFQGMKNQPVFTYYDVTGTQLAVNTDISGAAGQNVIRSIRTVRIAVNLLGSTADGQTGMKPSAALGAIAKLANCSMYSGGVAGIPAVTGC